One window of the Saccopteryx bilineata isolate mSacBil1 chromosome 2, mSacBil1_pri_phased_curated, whole genome shotgun sequence genome contains the following:
- the HIGD1B gene encoding HIG1 domain family member 1B has product MSANKGWWVPPEGEDGVSKKFLRKTRESPLVPIGLGGCLVVAAYRIYRLKARGPTKMSIHLIHTRVAAHACAVGAIMLGTVYTMYRDYVQRTAQDTGEK; this is encoded by the exons ATGTCTGCTAACAAAGGCTGGTGGGTGCCACCCGAAGGTGAAGACGGCGTGTCTAAGAAGTTCTTGAGGAAGACCAGGGAGTCTCCACTGGTGCCTATAG GCTTAGGAGGCTGCCTAGTGGTGGCAGCATACAGGATTTACcggctgaaggctcgtggtcccACCAAGATGTCCATACATCTGATTCACACCCGAGTGGCAGCACACGCCTGCGCTGTGGGTGCAATCATGCTAG GTACAGTGTACACGATGTACAGAGACTACGTCCAGAGAACGGCACAGGACACAGGGGAGAAGTAG